In Lycium barbarum isolate Lr01 chromosome 9, ASM1917538v2, whole genome shotgun sequence, the DNA window CTTGCCCCATATCtctccctttctttttcttctccttattacaTCCATGTGTTGTGATTTGTTAAGTGGTATTTTTATGTAGCTACTATGCACACTTTTCTGACATCCGCTTCTTTGTATTGTGTATTTTGACACCTTTTTAGTTCCTGTCTTCCCTTGACCAAAAAAAGGAGGAAGAGATAGTGTGAGAAGATGGAATTGAGGGGCCATTTTCATATAGAAGTGTGTATCTTTTTTCATTTGTAATCATCATCAATTATTTTATTGCAGGATGGGAATGAAGTGTTTTTCAGGATCAAGCGTAGCACACAGATGCGCAAGCTCATGACTGCTTATTGCGACCGTCAGTCAGTGGACATGAACTCTATTGCCTTTTTGTTTGATGGCCGCAGGCTTAGGGCAGAGCAAACTCCTGATGAGGTATTGAAACATTTCGCACAACCTGCATTGCTTTTACCAATTTATCTTGATCTCACATTCTTTTCTTCAATTGTTGAAATAGCTGGAGATGGAGGAGGGTGACGAAATTGATGCAATGCTACATCAAACTGGAGGCATTGGTGCTGGATGCTGCTACTTTTGTCTCTAACTTTTAGCTTGGTTATGTTGATTATAGATTGGTTAAGGGTGAAAGCTTTTGAGTATTTGTTATCTCTTCCATCTGCTTTTAGATGGGGAAACTTATGAATGTTTAGTTTTCGGTATTAGACAATAGCTACCAAATGTTCCCCTTTCCATCAGCATTTATCAGAGTTCACTCTGAATATGGTTCCAGAATGTGTGTTGCCGCGCACTTTGCCTAATATAATATTTCAGACCCCGTCCTAATATTGCACATCAAGTCTTGCCAATGCTGAAAAATACATTCCGACTGAGATCCCTTAGTCCATCTTGCAAAACTTTAATCTCACGGCTGGTTGATTGTCTTGGTGGATGTGCTTGGAAAGCCAAGATAAACACCGAGTCAGTGACTATTGAAGCGTAGCCTACCCCTACTCTAATCAGGGTTGGGCTAATCTGAGTCAACAGAAGTATTTAAAAGCATTAAATTATGGTAAATAGTGGATTAACTATCCTATCGGTATATTTTGTAGTTTTGAAGGAACTCTTGATATCAAATTTGAAGCTCATGGCACTGGTGAGTTtaacttatctatatatattatgaaGTTAGACATAGACAAGCtttcatttctattttttttttttggacatttttctcattttttaaattattttattttaaaaaaatcattttcataaCTCACACCTCGTCATATTTATAACTTCTACTCTTAATtaataatattcataattcacaTTAAAGTATCTTAattgtatatataaaaaaataccTTCTTTCATCTTCTTTGAGGCAATTTAATTTGTATAAATAGGCATTTGGAAGAGAGAAGCCTATTGTGAGGACCCACCATGTCATCATGCCATATAGGTGCCACTTGGCACATATATTTGCCATGTGGAATGATTACATAAGAGGAAGAGTAAATATTATGGGAAGATTTTAGAGATATAGGGAGGTTTCCCTTGGAAGGCTTTAAAATTTCATGGATTTGCATGGAAAGTCCTTGGAATACTATAGTTGTGTAGAAatttctagaataggggcttattagtaaatatgtagggacttgtataataattattatttgcatattagtccctaggtgagtagtataaataggagtGTCATTTATTTGTAAAAACCATCAAGCAAAATCAATCaagtcttctataataaaaagcttccttctagcaaatttccGTTGTCTTTCTTAATTACTATTTCCTTAGCGATTTtgagtgtagtaatctaggctgacttgACATAGTAAGATCGTGAGCAActtgtgcaagaacgtgagcgagttgtcaagtgtcgcacatgcgcttagttgaagactaaggacgtgacaaggTGGTATTAGAGCGAAGGTTATGACTAAGGGAATGACGAACGACGGAGAAATCAACGATGCTAACACCCAACCCAATGCCATCCAGGATGCCGCTGGCAAGAAGGGCCATAACATAAAGAGGAATGCCGCCAACAAGAGTCAAGAGGTGCCACCAGAGGTTGTGTCAAATGAAGGGCTTACATCCCAAGAACCATCTACCACTAAGGCGAGCGAGGATGACGTGGAGGTCCTATCCGAGGACGCCTCGCTCAGTAAAGAGTGGGTTATGAAGGTGAATGTGGGGATGGACGTTATTGACATAGTTGGCCAACGTTTGGGCAAGGTGGAGGGCACTCTTAGCGTTCTTGAAAGGCATACTCTTGAAGAAATTCAAAGCATCCGAAATGACTTGGAGGGGCGTATGCAGGCTAAGATCGAGGTAAAGCAAACCATCACTGCCTTAGAGTGTAGACTTATGGAAGTGTTGAGTACGATTGATGCCATGAAGGCAAAAATAGCGGCACTCGAAGAGCAGGTCAATGTTGGCATGACCTGAGGCAGCCAACAATGTTGTTGTGACGAGGgaggctaagatcgaggctccCAAGCCACCAGCAATCAAAGGGGTTCGTGATGCACAAGAGGTGGAGCACTTTCTTTGGCACTTGGAGAACTATTTCAGGCATGGAACAGTGAGGGACGATGAGGCCAAGATCAACACCGTTGTGTTGTACCTATCAGAGACTGCCATGCtatggtggagaagaaaggtCGCCGATGCTGAGAGAGGTCTATGTACAATTAGCACATGGTGTCAGTTCAAGAATGAGTTCAAGCGACAGTTCTTCCCAAGTAATGTCTTGTACGAGGTAAGGTGCAAACTTAGAGAGTTGAAGCAAATAGGGAGCATACGAGACTATGTCAAGGAGTTCACCACCCTTACGCTTCAAATTCCTAACCTAAATGATGACTTATTGTTTCACTTTATAGACGGGTTGCAAAATTGGGCTAAGCAGGAGTTGCAACGCCGCCAAGTTGCAAATATAGACCAAGCCATAGTGGAGGCCGAGTGTTTGATGGACTTCAGGCATGACAACCACGACAAGGGGTAGTGATGCCAAAGGTGGGGGAGACCGTGGCGAGAGCAAGTAGTCGCATCAACAATACTCCAAGACTCAAAATGAGAACATGTTCGACGGCAAGAAGTCAAGTGGTCGTCAGGGCTATGCCGAAAAGAAGGCACAGAACGAGAAGAAGGGATGCTACTTATGCGGAGGGCCGCACAACTTCAAAAATTTCCCTAACCTGAAGAGCCTTAGTGCTATGGTGCGTGAAAGAAATGAGCAGACGCAAGCACAGAGTACGGGAATCGCACAGTTGGGGACGATTAGACTGTGTGGCGCTGTCACAAGCAAGATAGTCAAACTAACGAGAATAAAAACCAGTACGTGGATCTCATCATCAATATCAAGCCCGCCCGTGCATTGGTAGACACTGGGGCAACTCATAATTTTGTGACCGACGCTGCAGCGAAGAGACGAGAGTTGAAGCTCGCTCTAATTAACGCACTCGTCAAGACCGTGAATGTTAAGCCGAAAAATGCTCATGGTGTAGCCAATGGAGTTGGTATCAAATTAGGCGATTGGAAAGGTACGACAAACTTTACCGCCACTACTATGGATATCTTTGACATTGTTTTAGGGCAAGAATTCTTCAGACATTGCCACACGATGATCGATCC includes these proteins:
- the LOC132610077 gene encoding small ubiquitin-related modifier 1-like, yielding MSATGGAGEEEKKPNDQMVHINLKVKGQDGNEVFFRIKRSTQMRKLMTAYCDRQSVDMNSIAFLFDGRRLRAEQTPDELEMEEGDEIDAMLHQTGGIGAGCCYFCL